A region from the Clostridium beijerinckii genome encodes:
- a CDS encoding 8-oxoguanine deaminase, with the protein MKKLLLKNIRHAITFNDREEVFENVDILIEGPKITSIATCLEVPVETEIIDCTGLVALPGFVNTHHHLYQTLFRGIKEVQEKPLFPWLIGLYEFWKNITPEAVYYGGLVGFSELLRTGCTLTSDHHYVFPKDQPDTLIDEQIRAAQEIGIRFTATRGSMSLGRDQGGLPPMSVVQAESKILEDSDRLISKYHDTNDFAMTRIALAPCSPFSVTKELMLETKNLARKRGVMLHTHLAETIDEERFCIEKYGRRPFELMEELEWVGPDVWYAHGIHFSDAEIDRLNGSGIAHCPSSNMKLNSGICRTSEIFRKGGHISIAVDGSASNDGSNMWEEVRRAYLLNHLKYGTDGLNAYEILKIATRGGADVLGRPDTGRLDVGKAADIILFDLNKVEYAGCHDPLVSLVCLGNSSFTKMTIVNGKLVSRDGQLITMNTDEIGKTAHKIAENIVSNERLHKG; encoded by the coding sequence ATGAAGAAATTACTTTTAAAGAACATTAGACATGCCATAACATTCAATGACAGAGAAGAGGTATTTGAAAATGTAGACATATTAATTGAAGGGCCTAAAATTACTTCAATAGCTACTTGCCTTGAAGTACCTGTTGAAACAGAAATTATTGATTGTACTGGACTTGTGGCCTTGCCAGGGTTTGTAAATACTCACCACCATTTGTATCAAACGCTATTTAGGGGAATAAAAGAAGTTCAAGAAAAACCACTTTTCCCATGGCTTATTGGTCTTTATGAATTTTGGAAAAACATAACTCCAGAGGCCGTCTATTATGGAGGTCTAGTAGGTTTTAGTGAACTTTTAAGAACTGGATGTACCTTAACTTCAGACCATCACTACGTATTTCCAAAGGACCAGCCTGACACATTAATTGATGAACAAATAAGAGCAGCACAAGAAATTGGAATTCGCTTTACTGCTACAAGAGGTTCTATGTCTTTAGGTAGAGATCAAGGTGGACTTCCTCCAATGTCAGTTGTTCAAGCTGAAAGTAAAATATTAGAGGATAGCGATAGACTTATAAGCAAATACCATGATACAAATGATTTTGCAATGACAAGAATAGCTCTTGCACCATGCTCACCATTTTCAGTTACCAAAGAATTAATGCTCGAAACTAAGAACTTAGCCAGAAAAAGAGGAGTTATGCTTCATACTCATCTTGCAGAAACTATTGATGAAGAGAGATTTTGCATTGAAAAATATGGTAGAAGACCATTTGAGCTTATGGAAGAACTTGAATGGGTTGGCCCTGATGTTTGGTATGCACATGGAATACACTTTAGCGATGCAGAAATAGATAGATTGAATGGATCTGGTATTGCCCACTGCCCTTCATCAAACATGAAACTTAATAGCGGTATCTGTAGAACTTCTGAAATTTTTAGAAAAGGTGGACATATAAGTATAGCGGTTGACGGAAGTGCAAGTAACGATGGTTCGAACATGTGGGAAGAAGTTAGACGTGCGTATCTTTTAAATCATTTAAAGTATGGAACTGATGGACTCAATGCATATGAAATACTAAAGATTGCAACCAGAGGTGGTGCAGATGTTTTAGGAAGGCCTGATACTGGGAGACTTGATGTTGGAAAGGCTGCTGATATAATACTATTTGATCTTAACAAGGTTGAGTATGCAGGATGCCATGATCCACTTGTTTCCTTAGTATGCCTTGGAAATTCGAGCTTTACCAAAATGACTATTGTTAACGGAAAGTTAGTATCAAGAGATGGACAGCTTATTACTATGAATACAGATGAAATTGGAAAGACAGCTCATAAAATTGCTGAAAATATAGTTAGCAATGAAAGATTACACAAAGGGTAA
- a CDS encoding PTS glucose transporter subunit IIA — protein sequence MNIFQKFINKKQEETIIEKTENGFIYAPMEGEVIPLKEINDGVFSEEMLGKGCAMKPTDGKLYAPFDGEIILITETKHAIALKSCDGIELLIHIGMDTVKMNGKGFNPLVKAGDKVKCGQSLMTFSISDIQKAGYATTTAIIVTNSDEYRDIEVLAQGHRKKSEKLIKIL from the coding sequence ATGAATATATTTCAAAAATTTATAAATAAAAAGCAAGAAGAAACAATTATAGAAAAAACGGAAAATGGCTTTATTTATGCACCAATGGAAGGCGAAGTAATTCCTTTGAAAGAAATTAATGATGGTGTATTTTCAGAAGAAATGCTTGGAAAAGGATGTGCAATGAAGCCGACCGATGGAAAATTATATGCACCTTTTGATGGAGAAATTATTTTGATTACAGAAACAAAACATGCAATTGCATTGAAAAGCTGTGATGGAATAGAACTACTAATTCATATAGGAATGGATACAGTTAAAATGAATGGAAAAGGCTTTAATCCATTAGTGAAAGCTGGAGACAAAGTAAAATGTGGACAATCACTGATGACATTTTCTATATCTGATATTCAAAAGGCAGGATATGCAACTACTACAGCAATAATTGTAACAAACTCCGATGAATATAGAGATATAGAAGTACTTGCACAAGGTCATAGAAAAAAATCAGAAAAGCTTATCAAAATTTTATAA
- a CDS encoding 6-phospho-beta-glucosidase — MSKYSFPEEFLWGGAIAANQAEGAYREDGKGLSTVDVIPHGKNRMKVKLGLEEDLTLKDNEFYPSHESIDFYHHYKEDIALMAEMGFKVFRTSIAWTRIFPNGDDSRPNEAGIKFYKDLFLECKKYNIEPLVTLCHFDVPMELVNKYGSWKSRKMIGFFEKYARCCFKEFDGLVKYWLTFNEINILIHSPFSGAGLYFKEGENKDQVKYQAAHHMLVASALVTKIAHEQNPENKVGCMLAGGDFYPYSCDPRDVWMAHAKDRENLFFIDVQARGKYPSYSKRVFAEKEVSIVMEENDLDILKNTVDFISFSYYASRCASKDMENQTEANVVKSIKNPHLEVSEWGWAIDPLGLRITMNTLYDRYEKPLFIVENGLGAKDTIEEDGSINDDYRIDYLRQHIMEMKEAMEDGVELLGYTSWGCIDLVSASTGEMSKRYGFVYVDKQDDGTGTLERKRKKSFSWYKKVIETNGECLI; from the coding sequence ATGAGTAAATACAGTTTTCCAGAAGAATTTCTATGGGGTGGAGCTATTGCAGCAAATCAGGCTGAAGGTGCTTATAGAGAAGATGGAAAAGGGTTAAGTACTGTAGATGTTATACCACATGGAAAAAACAGAATGAAAGTAAAATTAGGGTTAGAAGAAGATTTGACTTTGAAAGATAATGAATTTTATCCAAGTCATGAGTCAATTGATTTTTATCATCATTATAAAGAAGATATTGCTCTGATGGCTGAAATGGGATTCAAAGTTTTTAGAACTTCAATCGCATGGACAAGGATCTTCCCTAATGGAGATGATAGCAGACCTAATGAAGCGGGAATTAAATTTTATAAAGATTTATTTTTAGAATGTAAAAAATATAATATAGAGCCATTAGTAACACTATGTCACTTTGATGTTCCAATGGAACTGGTTAATAAATATGGATCATGGAAGAGCAGAAAAATGATAGGATTTTTTGAAAAGTATGCAAGATGCTGCTTTAAAGAATTTGATGGTTTGGTTAAATACTGGCTAACATTTAATGAAATAAATATATTGATACATAGTCCTTTTTCGGGAGCCGGTTTATATTTCAAGGAAGGTGAAAACAAAGATCAGGTTAAGTATCAGGCAGCGCATCATATGTTAGTAGCAAGTGCCTTAGTAACTAAAATAGCTCATGAACAAAATCCAGAAAATAAAGTTGGATGTATGCTTGCAGGAGGAGATTTTTATCCGTATTCATGTGATCCAAGAGATGTATGGATGGCTCATGCAAAGGATAGAGAAAATTTATTTTTCATAGATGTACAGGCTAGAGGTAAGTATCCATCATATTCAAAGAGGGTATTTGCAGAAAAAGAAGTTAGTATTGTAATGGAAGAAAATGATTTGGATATATTAAAAAATACAGTAGATTTTATATCTTTTAGTTATTATGCTTCTAGATGTGCATCTAAGGATATGGAAAATCAAACCGAAGCTAATGTTGTTAAATCTATAAAAAATCCTCATTTAGAAGTTAGTGAATGGGGATGGGCTATTGATCCGTTAGGACTTAGAATAACTATGAATACTCTATATGATAGATATGAAAAACCTTTATTTATAGTAGAAAATGGACTAGGTGCTAAAGATACAATAGAAGAAGATGGCTCAATAAATGATGATTATAGAATTGATTATCTTAGACAGCATATCATGGAAATGAAAGAAGCCATGGAAGATGGAGTTGAACTATTAGGATATACATCTTGGGGATGTATCGATTTAGTTTCAGCATCCACTGGAGAGATGAGTAAAAGATATGGATTTGTATATGTAGATAAACAAGATGATGGAACTGGAACTTTAGAGAGAAAAAGAAAAAAATCTTTTTCTTGGTATAAAAAAGTAATAGAAACAAACGGTGAATGTTTAATATAA
- a CDS encoding PTS cellobiose/arbutin/salicin transporter subunit IIBC: protein MAKDYALIAKTIAKNLGDISNIESVTHCMTRLRVCLKDDAKVNVDEIKKINGVMGYVNQGGQHQVIIGNNVSYVYKEVLKLGNFGEQSDVAKGIKKEKLTIKKVGTNILDALVSTMSPLIPAIIGGSMVKLVVMILSMLKVLPSDSTTYILLNAMGDAAFYFLPIMVAVSASKKFKTNTYLAVAIAGLMVHPEFMKLMVSASEGKDVTLAFIPIASVKYTYTVIPALCMTWILSYIERFVDKITPEVTKNFLKPAIIVLIAAPIAIGLIGPFGIWIGTAISGLVYFVHSKLGWVSVAIMGALWPLLVMTGMHRVFTPTILTTIAETGMEGMVMPSEIGANLSLGGAALAVAFKTKNKELRQTAIAAASSAIIAGITEPALYGVALRFKKPLIASLISGGVCGAVAGIAGLASRSMAAPGLFTSVQFFDPQNPSSLIWIIGIMILAVVLSFVLTLILGFEDIPAEDNIEIMGADNE from the coding sequence ATGGCAAAGGATTATGCATTAATTGCGAAAACGATTGCGAAAAATTTAGGCGATATCTCAAATATTGAAAGTGTAACTCATTGTATGACTCGTTTAAGAGTTTGTTTAAAGGATGACGCAAAAGTAAATGTGGATGAGATTAAAAAAATTAATGGAGTAATGGGATATGTGAACCAAGGTGGACAGCATCAAGTTATTATTGGAAATAATGTATCTTATGTTTATAAGGAAGTTTTAAAATTAGGAAACTTTGGAGAGCAAAGTGACGTTGCAAAAGGAATAAAAAAAGAAAAGCTAACTATCAAAAAAGTTGGAACTAATATATTGGATGCATTAGTAAGTACAATGTCACCATTGATACCAGCAATTATTGGTGGTTCAATGGTAAAGTTAGTAGTAATGATTTTATCTATGTTAAAAGTACTACCATCAGATAGTACTACATATATCTTACTGAATGCTATGGGAGATGCAGCATTTTATTTCCTTCCAATTATGGTGGCAGTATCAGCATCTAAGAAATTTAAAACTAATACTTATTTAGCTGTTGCCATAGCAGGACTTATGGTACATCCAGAGTTTATGAAACTAATGGTAAGCGCATCAGAAGGTAAGGATGTAACTTTAGCGTTTATTCCTATTGCATCAGTTAAGTATACGTATACTGTAATACCAGCACTTTGTATGACTTGGATATTATCATATATTGAAAGATTTGTAGATAAGATAACACCAGAAGTAACTAAAAATTTCTTAAAACCAGCGATTATAGTATTGATTGCAGCACCAATAGCAATTGGATTAATAGGACCTTTCGGTATATGGATTGGTACAGCAATATCAGGTTTAGTTTATTTTGTTCACAGCAAATTAGGATGGGTATCAGTAGCAATAATGGGAGCTTTATGGCCACTACTTGTTATGACTGGTATGCATAGAGTATTTACTCCAACTATATTAACAACTATAGCAGAAACAGGAATGGAAGGAATGGTAATGCCTTCAGAAATAGGTGCGAACCTTTCATTAGGAGGAGCAGCTTTAGCTGTTGCTTTCAAAACTAAAAATAAAGAGTTAAGACAAACTGCAATTGCAGCTGCTTCTTCTGCAATCATTGCGGGAATCACAGAACCAGCACTGTATGGAGTAGCATTAAGATTTAAAAAGCCTTTAATAGCATCATTAATTTCAGGTGGTGTATGTGGTGCCGTAGCAGGGATAGCAGGACTCGCAAGTAGATCTATGGCTGCACCAGGTTTATTCACAAGTGTTCAGTTTTTTGATCCACAAAATCCATCAAGCCTTATTTGGATAATTGGAATAATGATACTGGCAGTCGTATTATCTTTCGTATTAACTCTAATACTTGGATTTGAAGATATTCCAGCAGAAGATAATATTGAAATAATGGGGGCAGATAATGAGTAA
- a CDS encoding transcriptional regulator, with amino-acid sequence MFSYSQIKSLNDLEISVYNYIMDNKDKVRYMKIRELAVESHVSTTTILNFCKKMGCIGYSEFKLKFKLFIEEKEIKKVSEDNTEIIDFFKKTNTEEYDKKIEEIVKAILKTKRTIFIGSSMSGIIARYGARYLSSVGQFSLCIDDPYYPTTGKFYENSVVIVCSVSGESKDIIGHINRFKKDNCCIVSITNTENSTIAKMSDYNISYYVPYVKVEIYDITTQIPIISIIERIGRKLQNRREECIQDE; translated from the coding sequence ATGTTCAGTTATAGTCAAATCAAAAGTCTTAATGATTTAGAAATTTCTGTTTATAATTATATTATGGATAATAAAGATAAGGTCCGATATATGAAAATAAGGGAATTAGCAGTTGAATCTCATGTATCAACTACAACCATATTAAATTTCTGCAAAAAAATGGGTTGTATTGGTTATTCAGAATTTAAACTAAAGTTTAAATTATTTATAGAAGAAAAAGAAATTAAAAAAGTAAGTGAAGATAATACAGAGATAATTGATTTCTTTAAGAAAACGAATACTGAAGAGTATGATAAAAAGATAGAGGAAATAGTAAAAGCTATATTAAAAACAAAGAGAACAATTTTTATAGGAAGTAGCATGTCAGGAATTATAGCAAGATATGGAGCACGATATCTATCAAGTGTTGGACAATTTAGTTTATGCATTGATGACCCGTACTACCCGACTACAGGTAAATTTTATGAAAATTCAGTTGTGATAGTATGTTCTGTGTCTGGAGAATCAAAAGATATTATAGGCCATATAAATAGATTTAAAAAAGATAATTGCTGTATTGTTAGTATTACTAACACTGAAAATTCCACTATAGCGAAAATGTCTGATTATAATATCTCCTATTATGTACCATATGTTAAAGTAGAAATATATGATATTACCACTCAAATTCCAATCATCAGTATAATAGAAAGGATTGGAAGAAAGTTACAAAATCGTCGAGAAGAATGTATACAAGATGAGTAA
- a CDS encoding PAS domain-containing sensor histidine kinase, which translates to MSNINTNRYRNILGTISIVKFGILFFISTISINELLKDTHILNSPSLSNYVMLLIPILLMVIILLWSFSYIYMFKFRDIKIVQIIEDSTFTFLLCILILLSNTYQSQYKYLFLFNIISSTISLGKKYGVIVASVSSLIVLFIDLFFASNLTVNIYFENDLMLCLGFIMVAWVLGEYKKFESDQREVLEAELKEQLKQHDYIEEMLLKNEDCYNLLIKHSYYSIMVHHNDKILYLNENALQLIGIESLEEVSESSMLDLFHTEDKTKLEEIYLDIINNQKSNISFEDEIINKDGNYINIHNISTYCIYGKSPAILTIMRDITSEKQVRTLKKEVKENIKLLNETEEQNKSRTEFFTNVSHDLKTPVNVIFSSLQLLNTYSDEEFLKNREKYLHVMKQNCYRLIRLVNNLLDITKYNAGFITLNLQNSDIVYIIESISMSIVPYAENKGVELIFDTNIEEKVIAFDENKIERVILNLLSNSLKFTDREGRIYVTITDKGANVEISVRDTGVGISADKKEFIFGRFMQVDKTLKRNHEGTGIGLSLVKSFVELHSGHIQLKSELGHGSEFIITLPSKQVEETNVETEIKDNIIERVNMELSDIYSANFKNN; encoded by the coding sequence ATGAGTAACATAAACACTAATAGATATAGAAATATACTTGGAACTATTTCTATTGTAAAGTTTGGTATATTATTTTTTATTTCAACGATTAGTATCAATGAATTATTGAAAGATACGCATATTTTAAATAGTCCATCGCTAAGTAATTATGTTATGCTACTTATTCCTATATTATTGATGGTTATTATTTTATTATGGTCATTTTCTTATATATATATGTTTAAATTTAGAGATATTAAAATTGTCCAAATAATTGAAGATAGTACTTTTACTTTTCTACTTTGTATTTTAATCCTCTTATCAAACACATACCAAAGTCAATATAAATATTTATTTTTATTTAATATCATTTCATCTACTATATCCTTAGGTAAAAAATATGGTGTAATAGTTGCTTCGGTATCATCATTAATTGTATTATTTATAGATTTATTTTTTGCTTCAAATTTAACAGTAAATATATATTTTGAAAATGATTTAATGTTATGCTTGGGATTCATTATGGTTGCATGGGTTTTAGGAGAATATAAAAAATTTGAAAGTGACCAAAGAGAAGTATTGGAAGCAGAATTAAAAGAACAGTTAAAACAACACGATTATATAGAAGAAATGCTCTTGAAAAATGAAGATTGTTATAATTTATTAATTAAACATTCTTACTATTCAATAATGGTTCATCATAATGATAAAATACTATATCTTAATGAAAATGCTTTACAATTAATTGGAATTGAATCATTAGAAGAAGTAAGTGAAAGTTCTATGCTTGATCTCTTTCATACAGAGGATAAGACAAAATTAGAAGAAATATATTTAGATATAATTAATAATCAAAAATCAAATATATCCTTTGAGGATGAAATCATAAATAAAGATGGAAATTATATTAATATACATAACATCTCTACATATTGTATTTATGGAAAATCTCCTGCAATCCTGACTATTATGAGGGATATTACCTCAGAAAAACAAGTAAGGACACTAAAAAAAGAGGTAAAAGAAAACATAAAATTATTGAATGAAACAGAAGAACAGAATAAATCAAGAACTGAGTTTTTTACAAATGTATCGCACGACTTAAAGACGCCTGTAAATGTAATATTTTCTTCATTGCAGTTATTAAATACATATAGTGATGAAGAATTTCTAAAAAACCGAGAAAAATATTTACATGTAATGAAGCAAAATTGTTATAGATTAATTAGATTAGTTAATAATTTACTAGATATAACGAAATATAATGCTGGCTTTATTACTTTGAATTTGCAAAATAGTGATATTGTTTATATAATTGAATCTATTTCTATGTCTATAGTGCCTTATGCTGAAAATAAGGGCGTAGAATTGATATTTGATACCAATATTGAGGAAAAAGTTATTGCTTTCGATGAAAATAAAATCGAAAGAGTAATTTTAAATTTACTTTCAAATTCTTTAAAATTTACAGATAGAGAAGGTCGAATATATGTAACTATAACAGATAAAGGGGCTAATGTTGAAATATCAGTTAGAGATACAGGAGTAGGAATATCAGCAGATAAGAAAGAATTCATATTTGGGAGATTTATGCAAGTGGACAAGACCTTAAAAAGAAACCATGAAGGAACTGGTATAGGACTTTCACTTGTTAAATCATTTGTAGAATTACATAGTGGTCATATTCAACTTAAAAGTGAACTTGGTCATGGAAGTGAATTTATTATTACCTTACCTTCAAAACAAGTTGAAGAAACAAATGTTGAAACAGAAATAAAAGATAATATAATTGAACGCGTTAACATGGAATTATCTGATATATATTCAGCTAATTTTAAAAATAATTAA
- a CDS encoding glutaredoxin gives MKITMYGAAICPDCVEAKVILEKHKNLELDYKNITESTKILKEFLSYRDNDKMFTNVVKEGKIGIPFFILEDGTKTLDIFDYLDIEKPKKVVNSCSIDGSGKC, from the coding sequence ATGAAAATAACAATGTATGGGGCAGCAATTTGCCCAGATTGTGTTGAAGCAAAAGTTATTTTAGAAAAACATAAAAATTTAGAATTAGATTATAAAAATATTACTGAAAGTACTAAAATATTAAAGGAATTTTTATCTTATCGTGATAATGATAAAATGTTTACTAATGTTGTTAAAGAGGGGAAAATAGGTATCCCATTTTTTATTTTAGAAGATGGAACAAAAACATTAGACATATTTGATTATTTGGATATAGAAAAGCCTAAGAAGGTTGTAAATAGTTGCTCTATTGATGGCAGTGGTAAATGTTAA
- a CDS encoding cation transporter: MKSIFDFLIRKFVKDNKNVNSQSVRQSYGTLGGNVGIIINSSILVLEITIGLFLNSIAITADAFHNLTDALSSLVTIFSFKLANRPADDKHPFGYGRIEYITALLFSGAILVVGFEFLRSSFLRVLNPVSIPFNKVSFICMLCAIPLQVFLNRFTNYIGDVIDSSALKASALESFTDILVLSMVTFSLLITRFTTFPIDGYIGVIVSIFIFHSGIGLGREMLGTLIGKAPEKEFVEELKSSVISYKHICGVHDLVIHNYGPGRYMASLHAEVPSNVAIMELHDVIDQAEKEIGKRMNVYLTIHMDPINTDSPEIIALKEEVYKKIKVIKGMVSMHDFRVVGGSEEKTILFDVVLDKTSFKDNEEKVLQAQIQDIIYSINPSYRSIITFDREFY, from the coding sequence ATGAAATCTATTTTTGACTTTTTAATAAGAAAATTTGTGAAAGACAACAAAAATGTAAATTCCCAATCAGTCAGACAATCTTACGGCACTCTTGGAGGAAATGTTGGGATAATAATAAATTCTTCTATTCTTGTTCTAGAAATTACTATTGGTTTATTTCTAAACAGTATAGCCATTACAGCAGATGCTTTTCATAATCTGACTGATGCATTATCTTCGCTAGTTACAATATTTAGTTTTAAACTTGCAAATCGTCCGGCAGATGATAAACATCCTTTTGGTTATGGAAGAATAGAGTATATAACTGCGCTCTTATTTTCTGGTGCCATACTTGTAGTAGGATTTGAATTTCTAAGAAGCTCATTTTTACGTGTTTTAAATCCTGTAAGCATACCTTTTAATAAAGTGAGTTTTATTTGCATGCTGTGTGCAATACCATTGCAAGTTTTTCTTAACAGATTCACAAATTATATAGGTGATGTTATTGATTCATCTGCACTTAAAGCATCAGCGTTAGAATCCTTTACTGATATCTTAGTGCTGTCTATGGTTACATTTTCTTTGCTTATTACAAGATTTACAACCTTTCCTATTGATGGATATATAGGAGTCATTGTATCTATTTTTATTTTCCATTCAGGTATAGGACTTGGAAGAGAAATGCTTGGTACTTTAATTGGGAAAGCACCAGAAAAGGAATTTGTAGAAGAACTAAAAAGCAGCGTAATAAGTTATAAACATATATGCGGAGTGCATGATCTTGTAATTCATAATTATGGTCCAGGTAGATACATGGCTTCTTTGCATGCTGAGGTTCCAAGTAATGTAGCAATTATGGAACTGCATGACGTTATAGATCAGGCTGAGAAGGAAATTGGTAAACGAATGAATGTGTATCTTACCATTCATATGGACCCAATTAATACAGACAGCCCTGAGATCATAGCCTTAAAAGAAGAAGTTTATAAAAAGATTAAAGTAATAAAGGGTATGGTATCTATGCATGATTTTAGAGTTGTTGGAGGAAGTGAAGAAAAAACGATATTATTTGATGTGGTATTGGACAAGACTAGTTTTAAAGATAATGAAGAAAAAGTGCTGCAAGCTCAAATACAAGATATCATATATAGTATTAATCCTTCTTATAGAAGTATTATTACTTTCGATAGAGAGTTTTACTAA
- a CDS encoding dipeptidase PepV, translated as MYRKQIDDYFTINKDEMLNDICSIIKIKSDREEAIPGMPFGEGPAKALELALNLANGMGFKTKNYDNYVGTIDLNENEKGLDILAHLDVVPVSDDWKVTKPFEPLIKDGKLYGRGSADDKGPAIVALYALKAVKDLNIPLSKNVRLILGTDEECGSEDIDYYYKIEKEAPMTFSPDADFPLINIEKGRLASTFESQFEEDDTLPRILCVQSGVKANVVPDRANATVEGINKEEIIKYLESAQKKTKIKFTVHEEANGQLIIAAKGTGAHGSTPQNGNNALSGILELLKDMPFAKSEGFNRLCAVQKLFPHGDFNGEASGIKMSDEISGKLTIGLNILEYTTKGLSGVFDCRAPICTTNENLRDVLRDNMKKENIILSSDDMIEGHHVSEDSDFVRTLLKCYEEYSGKKGECLAIGGGTYVHHLKNGVAFGCTMPGTDNNMHGNDEFANIDELVLSAKIFTQAIIDLCK; from the coding sequence ATGTACAGAAAACAAATTGACGATTATTTTACTATTAACAAAGATGAAATGCTAAATGATATATGCAGCATTATCAAAATAAAAAGTGATAGAGAAGAGGCAATCCCTGGAATGCCTTTTGGAGAAGGACCAGCTAAAGCGCTAGAATTAGCATTAAATTTAGCAAATGGAATGGGATTTAAAACTAAGAATTATGATAATTATGTTGGAACTATTGATTTGAATGAAAATGAAAAAGGATTAGATATTCTTGCTCATTTAGATGTAGTTCCAGTTAGTGATGACTGGAAGGTTACAAAGCCTTTTGAACCTCTTATAAAAGATGGGAAATTATATGGTAGAGGAAGTGCTGATGATAAGGGGCCAGCAATTGTAGCATTATATGCATTAAAAGCAGTTAAAGACTTAAATATACCACTTAGCAAAAATGTTAGACTTATTTTAGGAACAGATGAAGAGTGTGGTAGTGAAGACATTGATTATTATTATAAAATTGAAAAAGAAGCACCTATGACTTTTTCACCAGATGCAGATTTTCCACTTATAAATATTGAAAAAGGTCGTTTAGCTAGCACCTTTGAATCACAGTTTGAAGAAGATGATACTCTTCCTAGAATATTATGTGTGCAAAGTGGAGTTAAGGCAAATGTTGTTCCAGATAGAGCTAACGCTACAGTTGAAGGTATTAATAAAGAAGAAATTATAAAATACTTAGAATCTGCACAAAAGAAAACTAAGATAAAATTCACAGTACATGAAGAAGCTAATGGACAATTAATTATTGCTGCAAAAGGAACTGGAGCACATGGATCTACTCCGCAAAATGGTAATAATGCATTAAGTGGAATTTTAGAATTACTTAAAGATATGCCATTTGCAAAGAGTGAAGGTTTTAATAGATTATGTGCAGTACAAAAATTATTTCCTCATGGTGATTTTAATGGTGAAGCCAGTGGTATTAAAATGAGTGATGAAATATCAGGAAAATTAACTATTGGATTAAATATTTTAGAATATACTACTAAGGGCTTGAGTGGGGTATTTGATTGTAGAGCTCCAATTTGTACTACAAATGAAAATTTACGTGATGTTTTAAGAGATAATATGAAAAAAGAAAATATTATTCTTTCTTCTGACGATATGATTGAAGGACATCATGTAAGTGAAGATTCTGATTTTGTACGTACACTACTAAAATGTTACGAAGAATATAGTGGCAAAAAGGGAGAATGTCTTGCAATTGGTGGAGGTACATACGTTCATCATCTTAAAAATGGCGTAGCATTTGGTTGCACAATGCCAGGAACTGATAATAATATGCATGGAAATGATGAGTTTGCAAATATAGATGAATTAGTATTAAGTGCTAAAATATTTACTCAAGCAATAATTGATTTATGTAAATAA